A region from the Tahibacter amnicola genome encodes:
- a CDS encoding ribose-phosphate diphosphokinase has product MNNAGLMLFTGNAHRRLAENVSHRLGVPLGKALCGRFSDGEVQVEIEENVRRQDVFVVQPTSAPTADNFMELLVLVDALKRASAASVTAVIPYFGYARQDRRPRSARVPITAKVAADMIGAVGTDRVLTVDIHADQIQGFFDIPVDNVYASPVLLADIWRNQGTDNLIVVSPDVGGVVRARAIAKRLDDADLAIIDKRRPRPNESTVMNIIGDVKDKTCVLVDDIVDTAGTLCAAANALKKQGARKVVAYCTHPVLSGSALTNIMNSQLDELVVTDTIPLRPEAQACSRIRQLSVAELLAETIRRVAFGESVSSLYVD; this is encoded by the coding sequence ATGAATAACGCAGGTTTGATGCTGTTCACCGGCAACGCGCACCGGCGTCTGGCGGAGAACGTATCGCATCGGCTCGGCGTACCGCTTGGCAAGGCGCTTTGCGGTCGATTCTCCGACGGCGAAGTCCAGGTCGAGATCGAAGAGAACGTCCGTCGCCAGGACGTGTTCGTGGTGCAGCCCACCTCGGCACCGACGGCTGACAACTTCATGGAGCTGCTGGTGCTGGTTGACGCGCTCAAGCGCGCTTCCGCCGCCTCGGTGACCGCCGTGATTCCGTATTTCGGCTATGCCCGCCAGGATCGTCGCCCGCGCTCGGCGCGCGTACCGATCACGGCGAAGGTGGCCGCCGACATGATCGGCGCCGTTGGCACCGACCGCGTGTTGACGGTCGACATCCATGCCGACCAGATCCAGGGCTTCTTCGATATCCCGGTCGACAATGTCTATGCCTCGCCGGTGCTGCTGGCCGACATCTGGCGCAACCAGGGGACGGACAACCTGATCGTGGTCAGTCCGGACGTCGGTGGCGTGGTGCGCGCCCGCGCCATCGCCAAGCGCCTGGATGACGCGGACCTCGCGATCATCGACAAGCGCCGCCCGCGCCCGAATGAATCGACGGTGATGAACATCATCGGCGACGTGAAAGACAAGACCTGCGTGCTCGTCGACGACATCGTCGATACCGCCGGCACCCTGTGCGCAGCCGCCAACGCGCTGAAGAAGCAGGGCGCGCGCAAGGTCGTGGCCTACTGCACCCATCCGGTGCTGTCCGGCTCGGCCCTGACCAACATCATGAATTCACAGCTGGATGAACTGGTCGTCACCGACACCATCCCGCTGCGTCCGGAAGCCCAGGCCTGCAGCCGTATCCGGCAGCTGTCGGTGGCCGAGCTCCTGGCCGAGACCATCCGTCGCGTCGCCTTCGGCGAGTCGGTGAGCTCGCTGTACGTCGACTGA